One stretch of Rosistilla oblonga DNA includes these proteins:
- a CDS encoding response regulator transcription factor: MPDGLTFYLFSNFDHRVRTVVRTAADRLADAVVRELSHQALLSPQPPTEAGCILIDLDQTAGLDAVREFIVANGQQSKIILISERADLKLARQAFPLGVFDCLAKPVDPEQLLDSIARATEAIRCDRKTWRVSRSDAAAVEALTPRELEYFSKLLEGWSIKTLSTHFQVSIQTAAKHRSRVLAKLKAENEVELVHRFGTTRLTFPRDPGDSN; the protein is encoded by the coding sequence ATGCCTGACGGATTGACGTTCTACCTCTTTTCCAACTTCGACCACCGCGTTCGCACAGTCGTTCGAACCGCCGCCGATCGCTTAGCAGACGCGGTCGTGCGAGAACTCTCCCACCAAGCACTCCTCTCGCCGCAGCCCCCGACCGAAGCTGGCTGTATCCTGATCGATCTCGATCAAACCGCCGGGCTCGACGCGGTTCGCGAGTTCATCGTCGCCAACGGACAGCAGAGTAAGATCATCCTTATCTCGGAGCGCGCCGACCTAAAGCTAGCCCGCCAGGCGTTCCCGCTGGGCGTATTTGATTGCTTGGCCAAACCGGTCGATCCCGAACAATTGCTCGACTCGATCGCCCGCGCGACAGAAGCGATCCGCTGCGATCGGAAAACGTGGCGGGTCAGTCGCAGCGATGCCGCTGCCGTCGAAGCGCTCACGCCGCGGGAACTCGAGTACTTTTCGAAGCTGCTCGAGGGCTGGTCGATCAAAACGCTATCGACTCATTTTCAAGTCTCGATTCAAACCGCAGCCAAACATCGCTCGCGGGTGCTAGCAAAACTGAAGGCAGAGAACGAGGTCGAACTGGTCCACCGCTTTGGCACCACACGTCTGACCTTCCCACGCGATCCGGGCGACAGCAACTAA
- a CDS encoding leucyl aminopeptidase, translating to MKMAAAKEMLEDCDAIVVGIDDEGNLDQAGQLLDQRLSGWLGRVVARESRPGAPIGVKLFAAPDAGPLESIVVVGTGDPASRNCGQAYRAAASAMRLLADRKRQHVLIGFAEGWDESLARAAVAGAAAGIPGQDLYRAEIGLVEPRRVSWFGVSETIVQAGTAVGEGICITKRLVNEPPNKIYPESFVAEAQRLGRQCGFEVEAWDKEKLEAENCNAILAVSAGSEREPRLAIFRYNGGPADEAPIAIVGKGVTFDSGGLSIKPSDGMKDMKCDMAGAATVLGTMAAISQLKLAKNVVGLVGLAENMISGSSYKLGDVIKTRNGTTVEILNTDAEGRVVLADTLDVAVQQEPSNIVDLATLTGACLVALGIDVAGVMTNDSPWCDQVKQAAELEDEKVWELPMWDFYGEQIKSKVADIKNIGEGRWGGSITAAKFLETFVGDIPWVHIDIAGPAFADSPKEWRDAGGTGVMVRTLVRLLEQAS from the coding sequence ATGAAAATGGCTGCCGCTAAAGAAATGTTGGAAGATTGCGATGCGATCGTGGTGGGAATCGACGACGAGGGGAACCTCGATCAAGCGGGACAACTGCTGGATCAACGCCTCTCCGGTTGGTTGGGCCGCGTGGTTGCTCGCGAATCGCGGCCGGGAGCTCCGATCGGTGTGAAGCTGTTCGCCGCACCCGATGCCGGTCCGCTCGAATCGATCGTTGTCGTCGGCACCGGAGATCCGGCGAGCCGAAATTGTGGGCAGGCGTATCGCGCCGCCGCGTCGGCGATGCGGTTGTTGGCCGATCGCAAACGCCAACATGTGCTGATCGGATTTGCCGAAGGCTGGGATGAGAGTCTGGCGCGAGCCGCCGTCGCCGGCGCTGCTGCTGGTATCCCCGGGCAGGATCTGTATCGCGCCGAGATCGGTTTGGTCGAACCGCGACGCGTCTCTTGGTTTGGTGTCAGCGAAACGATCGTGCAAGCGGGAACCGCGGTTGGCGAAGGGATCTGCATCACCAAACGCTTGGTCAACGAACCGCCAAACAAAATCTATCCCGAGAGCTTTGTTGCCGAAGCCCAGCGGTTGGGCCGCCAGTGTGGATTCGAAGTCGAAGCCTGGGACAAAGAAAAACTGGAAGCTGAAAACTGCAACGCGATCCTGGCCGTATCGGCTGGTTCCGAACGCGAACCGCGATTGGCGATCTTCCGCTACAACGGAGGCCCCGCCGATGAAGCCCCGATCGCAATCGTGGGCAAGGGCGTGACGTTCGACAGCGGTGGACTATCGATCAAGCCGAGCGACGGCATGAAAGATATGAAGTGCGATATGGCGGGCGCGGCGACTGTCCTGGGAACGATGGCTGCGATCTCGCAGTTGAAGCTGGCGAAGAATGTCGTTGGCCTGGTCGGGTTGGCTGAAAATATGATTTCGGGCAGCAGCTACAAGTTGGGCGACGTGATCAAGACTCGCAACGGCACGACTGTCGAGATCCTGAATACCGATGCCGAGGGACGCGTGGTGCTCGCCGATACGCTGGACGTTGCGGTGCAGCAGGAGCCAAGCAACATCGTCGACCTGGCGACTCTCACCGGCGCTTGTCTCGTCGCGTTGGGAATCGACGTGGCGGGGGTGATGACCAACGATTCGCCTTGGTGCGACCAGGTGAAGCAGGCTGCCGAACTGGAGGACGAGAAGGTTTGGGAACTGCCGATGTGGGATTTCTACGGCGAGCAGATCAAAAGCAAAGTCGCCGACATCAAAAACATCGGCGAGGGGCGTTGGGGTGGTTCTATCACCGCCGCCAAATTCCTGGAGACCTTTGTTGGCGACATCCCTTGGGTGCACATCGACATCGCCGGACCCGCGTTTGCTGATTCTCCGAAAGAATGGCGCGACGCCGGCGGAACCGGCGTGATGGTTCGGACTCTGGTCCGTCTGCTGGAACAAGCTTCTTAA
- a CDS encoding DUF11 domain-containing protein, with amino-acid sequence MFWNRNRKQQVKRRRRVLRAEALESRLPLASDFGGVIGTVYNDQTGDGLTGDDLPPTAAVTLHLYRDGGDGVLSSSGGGTAGDDIFIDTQTTDASGDYAFDRLTAGTYFVERVLPTGFIERSGENTVQVTITPADASGATSGTLVDNFLAGSQSLEATSATPTDESFFSDPSILGGERDLLLTYTAGLRVNLDTDPVAGTILYSSPSNALGGFEIVYDGVDGSSAIDMTGLGGANLDDSGRAEFLQMMLGADVSGVPITVTVFDDAANFSTISTTVPQTPLGAASDELLLRLSDFVPTGNGADFSSVGAIRVSITGSAAFDSEVAVIGTLGQTNQTANFAMFEPLTLGNLVFNDLNGNSSFDSGTDVGLANVDLTLYADTDGSGDFTPGTDQQVATTSTDVNGNYTFTNVIPGSYIVQVDESNFSAGNTLAGFSSSPGNPDPNNDVDNDDNGVLLAGQGAVTTAVALALNAEPTDDGDTDPDTNLTVDFGFFTSADLSITKADSPDPVVAGDTLTYTLTVLNSGAADATGVTVVDTLPANVQIDSITTSQGTSSTNGNIVTVDLGDIANGGNATIVIAVIVDPDVTTQITNTATVSGDQPDDDPSNNTATAPTDVNTQVDLVIAKVDQAAAVSAGGTLEYVITVTNNGPSLATNVVVNDTLPAGLTLSSATASQGSVSNVGNAITGLLGSLASGASATITLSTDVASSAAGTITNTATVTSDGTETNTANNTATEQTVIGRTVDLAVTKQDSVDPVVPGNQMTYTLVVTNNGPSDASGVILNDTLPTGLTLVSNTTTQGSVSNSGGIVTANLGNLASGESATITLTVDVASSVTAAFTNTATVTSNENDSEPANNTASEPTAVDRQFDLRVEKSDSADPATPGGTLTYTITVFNDGPSDATSIALTDTLPAGVTFASGSNGLTANGSVITATIPSLASGASVPFTITVNVDPAASGTLSNTASVSTTSGTELDPTNNSDTETTVLSPEIDLSITKTDSATTVGVGGTLTYTIVVTNAGPSTATGVTLSDPFPAGVTVTSVTSTVGTVTNTGNNVSGTIGTLAAGASATITVLATVTTGTTGVIVNTATVSATQTETNTANNTASDTTTVDPMDGTLGGSVYFDANRNGQRDAGETGIEGVLITLTGTDLMGNDIDRTETTDSNGDYLFDNLAAGTYRLAETQPGAFDDGEEEANPSLPTSVQDDVFASINFSPSDQGVNFNFGEERLFSKRGFLASSLGQ; translated from the coding sequence ATGTTCTGGAATCGAAACCGCAAACAGCAAGTCAAACGTCGTCGTCGCGTATTGCGAGCCGAAGCGTTGGAGTCGCGTCTCCCCTTGGCGAGCGATTTTGGTGGCGTGATTGGAACGGTCTACAACGACCAGACCGGCGACGGGCTGACCGGCGACGATCTGCCGCCAACCGCCGCGGTGACGCTGCACCTGTATCGCGATGGTGGCGACGGCGTGCTCAGCTCTTCCGGCGGCGGAACTGCCGGCGACGATATCTTCATCGATACCCAAACTACCGACGCGTCGGGCGATTATGCCTTTGACCGCCTGACCGCGGGAACCTATTTCGTCGAACGCGTTCTGCCCACGGGATTCATCGAACGCAGTGGTGAAAACACGGTTCAAGTCACGATCACACCGGCGGATGCTTCGGGAGCCACCTCGGGAACGTTGGTCGACAACTTCTTGGCCGGTTCGCAGTCGTTGGAGGCAACTTCGGCGACCCCAACCGACGAGAGCTTCTTTTCCGACCCATCGATCCTGGGCGGGGAACGCGATCTGTTGCTGACCTACACCGCGGGTCTGCGTGTGAACCTCGATACCGATCCGGTTGCGGGGACGATTCTATACAGCTCGCCGAGCAACGCGTTGGGCGGTTTTGAGATCGTTTACGACGGTGTCGACGGTTCCAGCGCCATCGATATGACGGGCCTAGGTGGCGCGAACTTGGACGACAGTGGCCGAGCTGAATTTTTGCAGATGATGTTGGGTGCGGACGTTTCGGGCGTTCCGATTACGGTCACCGTCTTCGACGATGCAGCTAATTTTTCGACGATCTCGACGACCGTGCCGCAGACGCCGCTGGGAGCTGCGTCGGACGAACTGTTGCTGCGATTGAGCGACTTTGTTCCCACCGGCAACGGTGCCGACTTCAGTAGCGTGGGAGCGATTCGGGTCTCGATCACCGGTTCGGCAGCGTTCGACAGCGAGGTCGCAGTGATCGGCACGTTGGGGCAGACCAACCAGACCGCCAACTTTGCGATGTTCGAACCGCTGACGCTCGGCAACCTGGTCTTCAACGATCTCAATGGCAACAGCAGCTTCGACAGCGGAACCGACGTCGGACTGGCCAATGTCGACCTAACGCTCTACGCCGACACCGATGGCAGCGGTGATTTCACGCCGGGAACCGATCAACAGGTCGCCACGACGTCGACCGATGTGAACGGAAACTACACGTTCACCAACGTGATTCCGGGCAGCTACATCGTTCAGGTCGACGAAAGCAATTTTTCGGCGGGGAACACGCTGGCTGGATTTTCGTCCAGCCCCGGCAATCCCGATCCGAACAACGACGTCGACAACGACGACAACGGTGTGCTGCTAGCTGGCCAGGGAGCTGTCACGACGGCGGTTGCGTTGGCGTTAAACGCCGAACCGACCGACGATGGCGATACCGATCCGGACACCAACCTGACCGTCGACTTTGGCTTTTTCACCTCCGCCGATCTGTCGATCACCAAAGCTGATTCGCCCGATCCGGTTGTCGCTGGCGATACGCTGACCTACACCCTGACAGTTCTCAACAGCGGTGCGGCTGATGCCACTGGAGTGACCGTTGTCGATACGCTGCCAGCCAACGTGCAGATCGATTCGATCACGACCAGCCAAGGCACTTCGAGCACCAATGGAAACATCGTGACCGTCGATCTGGGCGACATCGCCAACGGCGGCAACGCGACGATCGTGATCGCCGTGATCGTCGATCCCGACGTGACGACGCAGATCACCAATACCGCTACGGTTTCGGGAGATCAGCCCGACGACGATCCTTCGAACAACACTGCGACAGCGCCGACCGACGTCAACACGCAAGTCGATCTGGTGATCGCCAAAGTCGATCAAGCGGCTGCCGTCTCCGCCGGTGGAACGTTGGAATACGTGATCACCGTCACCAACAACGGACCTTCGCTGGCGACCAACGTCGTCGTCAACGATACGCTTCCGGCGGGATTGACCTTGTCCTCGGCGACCGCTTCGCAGGGGAGCGTCAGCAACGTTGGCAACGCGATCACGGGCCTGTTGGGCTCGCTGGCAAGTGGTGCTTCGGCGACGATCACCCTTTCGACCGACGTCGCTTCGTCGGCGGCTGGCACGATCACCAATACCGCCACCGTCACGTCCGACGGTACCGAAACGAACACCGCTAACAATACCGCGACCGAACAGACGGTGATCGGCCGCACGGTCGATCTGGCCGTGACAAAACAAGATAGCGTCGATCCGGTGGTTCCTGGAAATCAGATGACCTACACGTTGGTCGTCACCAACAACGGGCCCTCGGATGCGTCGGGCGTGATCTTGAACGATACCTTGCCGACCGGATTGACCTTGGTCAGCAACACGACCACGCAGGGTTCGGTTTCGAACTCGGGCGGCATCGTGACGGCGAACCTCGGCAATCTCGCTTCGGGAGAATCCGCGACGATCACGTTGACCGTCGACGTCGCTTCGTCGGTCACCGCGGCGTTCACCAACACGGCCACCGTGACATCCAACGAAAACGATTCGGAGCCGGCGAACAACACCGCCAGCGAACCAACCGCTGTCGATCGGCAATTCGATCTGCGTGTTGAGAAAAGCGATTCGGCTGATCCGGCGACTCCCGGCGGCACCCTGACCTACACGATCACCGTTTTCAACGATGGTCCCTCGGATGCGACCTCGATCGCTCTGACCGATACTCTGCCAGCAGGCGTTACGTTTGCCAGCGGTTCGAACGGTCTGACAGCCAACGGATCGGTGATCACCGCCACGATCCCGTCGCTCGCTTCGGGAGCTTCGGTGCCGTTCACCATCACCGTCAACGTCGATCCAGCCGCCAGCGGAACGCTCAGCAACACCGCTTCGGTTTCGACAACCAGCGGCACCGAACTCGATCCGACCAACAACTCCGACACCGAAACAACTGTCTTGTCTCCCGAGATCGATCTGTCGATCACCAAGACCGATTCGGCGACAACCGTTGGCGTGGGTGGCACGCTGACCTACACGATCGTTGTCACCAACGCCGGGCCGTCGACGGCAACGGGCGTGACGCTTTCGGATCCGTTCCCCGCGGGTGTTACCGTGACCTCGGTCACCAGCACCGTCGGAACGGTTACCAATACCGGGAACAACGTCTCGGGAACGATCGGCACGCTGGCCGCGGGAGCATCGGCGACGATCACCGTGCTGGCGACTGTTACCACCGGAACGACGGGAGTGATCGTCAATACGGCCACGGTCTCGGCGACGCAAACCGAAACCAACACCGCCAACAATACCGCTTCGGATACGACGACTGTCGATCCGATGGATGGCACCTTGGGTGGATCGGTCTACTTCGACGCCAACCGGAATGGTCAGCGAGACGCAGGCGAAACTGGAATCGAAGGAGTGCTGATCACGCTGACCGGTACCGATCTGATGGGCAACGACATCGATCGAACCGAGACGACCGACAGCAACGGCGACTACTTGTTCGACAATCTGGCGGCGGGAACGTATCGCTTGGCCGAGACGCAGCCGGGTGCTTTCGACGATGGTGAGGAAGAGGCGAATCCTTCATTGCCAACCAGCGTTCAAGACGATGTCTTTGCATCGATCAACTTCAGCCCTAGCGATCAGGGCGTCAACTTCAACTTTGGCGAAGAGCGTTTGTTCAGCAAACGCGGCTTCTTGGCATCGTCATTGGGACAATAA
- a CDS encoding BBP7 family outer membrane beta-barrel protein, translating into MISSEMVPFADGEVIVEEGDFYDYDDRYREGAYYGTAGDQGCDGCSNGCNSCRRGRVWNPLFCVGVPSDGWFSAEYLMWWQKGMRLPPLVTTSATTADAGVLERGTTQTLFGGNDDYVTDSLNGMRFRLGFWLDACHRWGIEAEHFGLDTERDSFSASGNGSPILARPFFNMEINGNDSELVSFPGVVNGTVGVNVTSSLEGTAVHLRRLWCCSTGCAELAGCCLPRAYSSRIEGLVGWRRLQLDETLQITENLDAADGSGSFDISDQFNTRTHFNGFNFGVLYQRQRGPWSLDLTGKLAIGSNRQTVDIAGSTVITTDTVQSFDSGILAGASNGGHYERDRFAIVPEVGITAGYNWTRNLRFTLGYTFIYWNNVVRPGDQVDLDLNPSQFPPAIAGAAASDRPGFQFNETDYWVQGWSVGAEYRF; encoded by the coding sequence GTGATCTCTTCGGAAATGGTCCCCTTCGCCGATGGCGAGGTGATCGTCGAAGAGGGTGACTTCTACGACTACGACGATCGCTACCGCGAGGGTGCCTACTACGGCACCGCTGGCGATCAGGGCTGCGACGGATGCAGCAACGGTTGCAATTCATGCCGCCGCGGCCGCGTCTGGAACCCATTGTTCTGCGTCGGCGTGCCATCGGACGGATGGTTCTCGGCGGAGTATCTGATGTGGTGGCAGAAGGGAATGCGCTTGCCTCCTTTGGTTACCACCAGTGCCACGACCGCCGACGCGGGCGTATTGGAACGCGGCACGACACAGACACTCTTTGGCGGCAACGACGACTACGTCACCGACAGCCTGAACGGGATGCGATTCCGATTGGGGTTCTGGTTGGATGCTTGCCACCGATGGGGAATCGAAGCGGAGCACTTCGGTCTCGATACCGAACGCGACTCGTTCAGCGCTTCGGGGAATGGTTCGCCGATCCTGGCTCGCCCCTTCTTTAATATGGAAATCAACGGGAACGATTCCGAACTGGTCTCATTCCCAGGTGTTGTCAACGGAACCGTTGGCGTTAACGTGACAAGTTCGTTGGAAGGAACTGCGGTTCACTTGCGACGGTTGTGGTGTTGCAGCACCGGTTGTGCCGAACTGGCCGGATGTTGTCTGCCACGAGCTTACAGCAGCCGCATCGAAGGCCTTGTCGGCTGGCGTCGCTTGCAATTGGACGAAACGCTTCAGATCACTGAAAACCTGGACGCCGCCGATGGATCGGGCAGCTTCGACATCAGCGATCAATTTAATACACGCACCCATTTCAACGGCTTCAACTTTGGTGTCTTGTATCAGCGTCAACGCGGTCCTTGGTCGCTCGACCTGACCGGCAAGTTGGCTATCGGTTCGAACCGCCAAACCGTGGACATCGCCGGCAGCACTGTGATCACCACCGATACGGTGCAGTCATTTGATAGCGGCATTTTGGCTGGGGCATCGAACGGCGGGCACTACGAACGCGACCGCTTCGCAATCGTTCCCGAGGTCGGTATCACGGCTGGTTATAACTGGACACGCAACCTAAGATTCACCCTTGGCTACACATTCATCTACTGGAACAACGTGGTGCGTCCGGGCGACCAAGTCGACTTGGATCTCAATCCCAGCCAGTTCCCTCCTGCGATCGCAGGTGCCGCGGCCTCGGATCGTCCTGGCTTCCAGTTCAACGAGACCGACTATTGGGTTCAGGGATGGAGCGTCGGTGCAGAGTACCGGTTCTAG